In Saccharomyces cerevisiae S288C chromosome XV, complete sequence, the following proteins share a genomic window:
- the FDH1 gene encoding formate dehydrogenase (NAD+) (NAD(+)-dependent formate dehydrogenase; may protect cells from exogenous formate): MSKGKVLLVLYEGGKHAEEQEKLLGCIENELGIRNFIEEQGYELVTTIDKDPEPTSTVDRELKDAEIVITTPFFPAYISRNRIAEAPNLKLCVTAGVGSDHVDLEAANERKITVTEVTGSNVVSVAEHVMATILVLIRNYNGGHQQAINGEWDIAGVAKNEYDLEDKIISTVGAGRIGYRVLERLVAFNPKKLLYYDYQELPAEAINRLNEASKLFNGRGDIVQRVEKLEDMVAQSDVVTINCPLHKDSRGLFNKKLISHMKDGAYLVNTARGAICVAEDVAEAVKSGKLAGYGGDVWDKQPAPKDHPWRTMDNKDHVGNAMTVHISGTSLDAQKRYAQGVKNILNSYFSKKFDYRPQDIIVQNGSYATRAYGQKK; encoded by the coding sequence ATGTCGAAGGGAAAGGTTTTGCTGGTTCTTTACGAAGGTGGTAAGCATGCTGAAGAGCAGGAAAAGTTATTGGGGtgtattgaaaatgaacttGGTATCagaaatttcattgaagaaCAGGGATACGAGTTGGTTACTACCATTGACAAGGACCCTGAGCCAACCTCAACGGTAGACAGGGAGTTGAAAGACGCTGAAATTGTCATTACTACGCCCTTTTTCCCCGCCTACATCTCGAGAAACAGGATTGCAGAAGCTCCTAACCTGAAGCTCTGTGTAACCGCTGGCGTCGGTTCAGACCATGTCGATTTAGAAGCTGCAAATGAACGGAAAATCACGGTCACCGAAGTTACTGGTTCTAACGTCGTTTCTGTCGCAGAGCACGTTATGGCCACAATTTTGGTTTTGATAAGAAACTATAATGGTGGTCATCAACAAGCAATTAATGGTGAGTGGGATATTGCCGGCGTGGCTAAAAATGAGTATGATCTGGAAGACAAAATAATTTCAACGGTAGGTGCCGGTAGAATTGGATATAGGGTTCTGGAAAGATTGGTCGCATTTAATCCGAAGAAGTTACTGTACTACGACTACCAGGAACTACCTGCGGAAGCAATCAATAGATTGAACGAGGCCAGCAAGCTTTTCAATGGCAGAGGTGATATTGTTCAGAGAGTAGAGAAATTGGAGGATATGGTTGCTCAGTCAGATGTTGTTACCATCAACTGTCCATTGCACAAGGACTCAAGGGGtttattcaataaaaagCTTATTTCCCACATGAAAGATGGTGCATACTTGGTGAATACCGCTAGAGGTGCTATTTGTGTCGCAGAAGATGTTGCCGAGGCAGTCAAGTCTGGTAAATTGGCTGGCTATGGTGGTGATGTCTGGGATAAGCAACCAGCACCAAAAGACCATCCCTGGAGGACTATGGACAATAAGGACCACGTGGGAAACGCAATGACTGTTCATATCAGTGGCACATCTCTGGATGCTCAAAAGAGGTACGCTCAGGGAGTAAAGAACATCCTAAATAGTtacttttccaaaaagttTGATTACCGTCCACAGGATATTATTGTGCAGAATGGTTCTTATGCCACCAGAGCTTATGGACAGAAGAAATAA